From Actinomyces sp. oral taxon 171 str. F0337, one genomic window encodes:
- a CDS encoding glutamate--cysteine ligase, with translation MQDTTDTTSPSAASADAQLPPARRPQSLHFASSARSTLGVEWELALIDRDSLDLRQCAEEILQKVGPDPHVHGEMMLNTIELVSGARRTVAECMEDIAFAFDSVLPVTDRLRVDLASAGTHPFADPLVQKVTNAERYARLVDRTRLWGHQMLIFGTHVHVGVEDRAKALPILKALLTRTAHLQCLSASSPFWAGADTGYADNRAMMFQQLPTAGAPEQFSTWEQLESYTGDLVHTGVIEDFTEIRWDVRPSPRLGTIEVRACDAATNLTELAGMAALTQCLVESFSRTLDRGEELDVLPDWYVAENKWRSARYGMDAILIVNSAGEEELVGDTVERMLTDLAPVAEDLGCAAELDSVRATLESGASYQRQIAAVRAYGGQREAAVRLLLAEARAGRPLRPTEVLSLAGKS, from the coding sequence ATGCAGGACACGACTGACACGACGAGCCCGAGCGCCGCGTCCGCTGACGCTCAGCTGCCACCGGCTCGCCGTCCCCAGTCCCTTCACTTCGCCAGCTCGGCCCGCTCCACGCTGGGGGTCGAGTGGGAGCTGGCGCTCATCGACCGAGACAGCCTTGACCTGCGCCAGTGCGCCGAGGAGATCCTCCAGAAGGTGGGCCCGGACCCGCACGTGCACGGTGAGATGATGCTCAACACCATCGAGCTGGTCTCCGGGGCACGAAGGACCGTGGCCGAGTGCATGGAGGACATCGCATTCGCCTTCGACAGCGTTCTCCCCGTCACCGATCGCCTGCGCGTGGACCTCGCCTCGGCCGGGACCCACCCCTTCGCCGACCCATTGGTGCAGAAGGTAACCAACGCCGAGCGCTACGCACGTCTCGTGGACCGCACCCGGCTGTGGGGCCACCAGATGCTCATCTTCGGCACCCACGTCCACGTCGGTGTCGAGGACCGGGCCAAGGCCCTACCGATCCTCAAGGCCCTGCTCACACGCACCGCCCACCTGCAGTGCCTGAGCGCCTCCTCCCCCTTCTGGGCCGGTGCGGACACGGGATACGCGGACAACCGCGCCATGATGTTCCAGCAGCTGCCCACCGCCGGCGCGCCCGAGCAGTTCAGTACCTGGGAGCAGCTGGAGAGCTACACCGGGGACCTGGTCCACACTGGTGTCATCGAGGACTTCACCGAGATCCGTTGGGACGTGCGTCCCTCTCCGCGCCTGGGGACCATCGAGGTGCGGGCCTGCGATGCCGCGACGAACCTCACCGAGCTGGCCGGGATGGCAGCGCTGACCCAGTGCCTCGTGGAGTCCTTCTCCCGCACCCTGGACCGGGGCGAGGAGCTCGATGTGCTGCCCGACTGGTATGTCGCCGAGAACAAGTGGCGCTCGGCCCGCTACGGCATGGACGCGATCCTCATCGTCAATTCCGCGGGTGAGGAGGAGCTGGTGGGAGACACGGTCGAGCGGATGCTCACCGATCTCGCCCCGGTCGCCGAGGATCTCGGTTGCGCCGCCGAGCTGGACTCCGTGCGCGCCACCTTGGAGTCGGGGGCCTCCTACCAGCGCCAGATCGCTGCTGTCAGGGCCTATGGAGGGCAGCGGGAGGCGGCCGTCAGGCTGCTGCTGGCCGAGGCACGTGCAGGCAGGCCTCTGCGCCCCACCGAGGTGCTCTCACTGGCGGGCAAGTCCTGA
- the tsaD gene encoding tRNA (adenosine(37)-N6)-threonylcarbamoyltransferase complex transferase subunit TsaD: MSDPLILGIESTCDETGVALVRGRELLADVTATSMDQYARFGGIIPEIASRAHLESFLPTLDAALEKSGVDLSEVDVVAVCAGPGLVGSLTVGISAAKALAASLNRPVYGVNHVIGHLAVDELVDGPLPERFVGLIVSGGHSNLLCIRDIATDVVELGGTLDDAAGEAFDKVGRLLGLPYPGGPHVDRLCQEGDRSAIRFPRGLAAGKDKERHRYDFSFSGLKTAVARYVESLEDAGQEVPGADVCAAFSEAVNDSLTAKAVQACLDTGCDTLVVGGGYSANSRLRSLAAERCEEAGIALRLPPLRFCTDNGAQIAALGSAAVRAGVAPSPMDFAPDSGMPLDVSIAH, translated from the coding sequence CGGCCGCGAGCTCCTCGCCGACGTCACCGCCACCTCCATGGACCAGTACGCGCGCTTCGGCGGCATCATCCCCGAGATCGCCTCACGCGCCCACCTGGAGTCCTTCCTGCCGACCCTCGACGCCGCGCTGGAGAAGTCCGGTGTCGACCTCAGCGAGGTGGACGTCGTCGCCGTGTGTGCCGGTCCCGGGCTCGTCGGCTCCCTGACCGTCGGTATCTCCGCCGCCAAGGCGCTGGCTGCGAGCCTGAACCGACCGGTCTACGGCGTCAACCACGTCATCGGCCACCTGGCAGTCGACGAGCTGGTCGACGGTCCCCTGCCGGAGCGCTTCGTCGGACTCATCGTCTCCGGCGGCCACTCGAATCTTCTGTGCATCCGGGACATCGCCACCGACGTCGTCGAGCTCGGTGGCACTCTCGACGACGCCGCCGGCGAGGCCTTCGACAAGGTCGGCCGGCTCCTGGGCCTGCCCTACCCCGGTGGCCCGCACGTGGACCGGCTCTGCCAGGAGGGCGACCGCAGTGCCATCCGCTTCCCCCGAGGTCTGGCCGCAGGCAAGGACAAGGAGCGCCACCGCTACGACTTCTCCTTCTCCGGCCTTAAGACCGCCGTGGCCCGCTACGTCGAGTCCCTGGAGGACGCCGGCCAGGAGGTACCCGGTGCCGACGTCTGCGCAGCCTTCTCGGAGGCCGTCAACGACTCCCTGACGGCCAAGGCGGTCCAGGCCTGCCTGGACACCGGCTGTGACACGCTCGTCGTCGGGGGCGGCTACTCGGCCAACTCCCGCCTGCGGTCCCTGGCCGCTGAGCGCTGCGAGGAGGCCGGAATCGCCTTGCGTCTGCCGCCGCTGCGCTTCTGCACCGATAATGGTGCACAGATCGCCGCCCTGGGGTCAGCGGCGGTGCGAGCCGGTGTCGCCCCTAGTCCCATGGACTTCGCCCCGGACTCAGGGATGCCGTTGGACGTCAGCATCGCCCACTGA
- a CDS encoding TetR/AcrR family transcriptional regulator, whose product MARLGKPTGPRPGFTRDDVVEAALGLGIAEFTLTAVAKRMGVAVSGLYRTISSREDLLAACLERIAAQVEIPSPRASWPDTVRVHAEAIWAMLERHPGLAGVIMGVPWAHQLFAGPVSEACQVLVDGGLSTEEAGVVLDFVGDTVISTHAQIEIMRSPVGRSGMPAPTSGQEPAPSTFSSGRDNSTGLQEASRLAATTQAPGLPEALTPNETWLERGGLDRKIEIIIRGVAAGRALSATDAGEQPVSVGDADVQRHP is encoded by the coding sequence ATGGCACGACTGGGCAAGCCCACGGGCCCACGGCCCGGGTTCACTCGCGACGACGTGGTCGAGGCTGCACTTGGGCTCGGCATCGCGGAGTTCACGCTCACCGCCGTGGCCAAGCGCATGGGCGTGGCGGTCTCCGGGCTGTACCGGACGATCTCCTCACGCGAAGACCTTCTGGCCGCCTGCCTGGAGCGGATCGCCGCGCAGGTCGAGATCCCCTCTCCCAGGGCGAGCTGGCCCGATACGGTCCGAGTACATGCTGAGGCCATCTGGGCGATGCTGGAGCGCCACCCCGGCCTGGCCGGCGTCATCATGGGGGTGCCCTGGGCGCATCAGCTCTTCGCCGGACCTGTGTCCGAGGCGTGTCAGGTCCTGGTCGACGGAGGACTGAGCACCGAGGAGGCCGGAGTGGTTCTGGACTTCGTCGGCGATACCGTTATCTCCACGCACGCACAGATCGAGATCATGCGCTCCCCCGTCGGACGCTCCGGGATGCCCGCACCGACGTCAGGGCAGGAACCGGCACCGAGCACCTTCTCCTCCGGCCGGGACAACTCCACGGGACTGCAAGAGGCGAGCCGGCTTGCGGCTACCACACAGGCGCCGGGTCTGCCGGAGGCACTGACTCCGAACGAGACCTGGCTGGAGCGGGGTGGCCTGGACCGCAAGATCGAGATCATCATCCGGGGAGTGGCCGCTGGCCGGGCCCTGAGCGCAACGGATGCTGGAGAGCAGCCGGTTTCAGTGGGCGATGCTGACGTCCAACGGCATCCCTGA
- a CDS encoding ABC transporter ATP-binding protein: MSKQTTPSALPTTSQPVTSQPLLAESTPTAECAAESRPAGSGGPEATAQAGAGDNAQRSREGQTAIARLGAPIRVRLRIGQVLVLLSAVLAVAPYIALVQLGDILLDAYRAGVSPDSQRVHSAVMMLVSAYSARLFLYFMALLITHLADLSLRDRLRRDIVERISHAPLAWFTDSTSGRIRKAVQDDTTTVHTVIAHGPVERLNAVVTPLALLTCAFWIDWRLALLALSTLILYVLTYSVSLRGMNEKTVEMDRKLAAVSSSMVEFVSGIGVVKAFGRVGRAHSAYLTAADEFSSFYRAWAMPLVTVACLSFTWVSIPVLLLVNLGGGALLMHAGVVTLPQVLTTTLIALVLPGALTTIASISWSYQLAGAAALRLCEVLDTPMLPTSDSPERPRSARVEIEHVSFSYGDTLAVDDASLTLEPGTVTALLGPSGSGKSTLATLIARFADPDAGAVRIGGVDLRDMDEDTLYSTVSFVLQDAQLLGTTVRENISLGRPDADLEQVRAAARVARVDEEIMALPDGYDTVLGQDTGLSGGQEQRIAIARAILLDTPVILLDEATAMADPESEAEIQEALSALVEDRTVLVIAHRPAAVRGAHRIAVMDRGRIVACGSHDDLLDEPHYRALLRQTGELDDVETPAADKTARSSTSSPALSADSTGSARAEDEVDDVNATRAAGTGSPLSTRSLLARFHRLMVESSWRQTRSCLILAAANGMTVGLALLVLLPATVALGSGAPRWGLSFGSWLLVLVVLGIGAAALEFQGQRKGMSGALGFMHDVHHAVGDQIARLPLRWFTSDSAGTLSRAVSQEMVSLGESAAHFMYRLTSTTAACAVVWVGSWAWDWRLGLLLTVAAPLLAGFVRTARRLLDHGKSISEPAERELATRVVEIARCQGALRSCRAATGYSRLTAAFDDGARASGRALWWETAGNIVNGVLSQVIIVALITLTASRAVGGTMEPFVAVAIIGMCLRFTTMIDEIGSNVMGMEERRQMMNHLDAVMDAELMAEPENRSDLPVPGTVGLDDVVFGYRADEPVLDGVSLDVPARSMCAIVGPSGSGKTTIARLLARFWDVDSGTVRVGGTDVRDMPTAQLMEQLSMVFQDVYLFDDTLAANIRIGNPAADDEQVRWAADLAGVTEIVERLPHGWDTRVGEGGRALSGGERQRVSIARALLKRAPIVLLDEATSALDAENEANIVAAMQELRRTSTLIVIAHKLETIAAADQVVVLDDAGRVAQRGRHDELVSVEGSYRSFWEQRTRARGWSLV; this comes from the coding sequence ATGAGCAAGCAGACAACGCCGTCGGCCCTGCCGACGACATCTCAGCCCGTAACGTCCCAGCCACTGCTCGCCGAGTCGACCCCTACGGCCGAGTGCGCCGCCGAATCCCGCCCTGCCGGCTCCGGCGGTCCGGAAGCGACCGCACAGGCGGGTGCAGGAGACAATGCCCAGCGCTCCCGTGAGGGACAGACCGCCATCGCCCGCCTGGGCGCCCCCATCCGTGTCAGGCTGCGGATCGGGCAGGTTCTCGTCCTTCTCTCCGCGGTTCTCGCAGTTGCGCCCTATATCGCGCTGGTCCAGCTCGGTGACATTCTCCTGGATGCCTACCGGGCAGGCGTGAGTCCCGACTCGCAGCGAGTGCACAGCGCCGTCATGATGCTCGTGAGCGCGTACTCCGCGCGACTGTTCCTGTACTTCATGGCGCTGCTCATCACCCACCTGGCCGACCTCTCCCTTCGGGACCGGCTGCGCCGCGACATCGTCGAGCGCATCTCCCACGCCCCACTGGCCTGGTTCACCGACTCCACTTCCGGCCGCATCCGCAAGGCCGTCCAGGATGACACAACCACCGTGCACACGGTCATCGCCCACGGCCCCGTCGAGCGCCTCAACGCCGTCGTCACCCCCCTGGCGCTGCTCACCTGCGCCTTCTGGATCGACTGGCGCCTGGCCTTGCTGGCCCTGTCCACGCTCATCCTCTACGTGCTGACCTACTCCGTGTCTCTACGGGGCATGAATGAGAAGACCGTCGAGATGGACCGCAAGCTGGCCGCGGTCTCCTCCAGCATGGTCGAGTTCGTCTCCGGTATCGGCGTGGTCAAGGCCTTCGGTCGCGTCGGGCGCGCCCACTCGGCCTACCTCACTGCGGCCGACGAGTTCTCCTCCTTCTACCGGGCCTGGGCGATGCCCCTGGTGACCGTCGCCTGTCTGTCCTTCACCTGGGTGTCGATCCCTGTGCTGCTCCTGGTCAATCTCGGAGGAGGGGCGCTGCTCATGCATGCCGGGGTGGTCACCCTGCCCCAGGTCCTGACCACCACCCTCATCGCCCTGGTCCTTCCCGGCGCTCTCACCACCATCGCGTCGATCTCCTGGTCCTACCAGCTGGCCGGAGCGGCGGCGCTGCGCCTGTGCGAGGTCCTCGACACCCCCATGCTGCCCACATCGGACTCCCCGGAGCGGCCCCGGTCGGCGCGGGTGGAGATCGAGCACGTCTCCTTCTCCTACGGGGACACCCTCGCCGTCGACGACGCCTCGCTGACCCTGGAGCCGGGAACCGTCACAGCCCTGCTGGGCCCCTCCGGCTCGGGCAAGTCGACGCTGGCCACCCTCATCGCCCGCTTCGCCGACCCCGACGCGGGAGCCGTGCGCATCGGTGGGGTGGACCTGCGTGACATGGATGAGGACACGCTGTACTCCACCGTCTCCTTCGTCCTTCAGGACGCCCAGCTGCTGGGCACCACAGTGCGGGAGAACATCTCGCTCGGGCGTCCCGACGCCGACCTGGAGCAGGTGCGCGCCGCCGCCCGGGTCGCCCGCGTCGACGAGGAGATCATGGCTCTGCCGGACGGCTACGACACCGTCCTGGGACAGGACACGGGTCTGTCCGGCGGGCAGGAGCAGCGCATCGCCATCGCCCGCGCCATCCTGCTGGACACCCCCGTCATCCTGCTCGACGAGGCCACCGCCATGGCCGACCCCGAGTCCGAGGCTGAGATCCAGGAGGCTCTGAGCGCCCTGGTGGAGGATCGCACCGTCCTGGTCATCGCCCACCGTCCGGCCGCAGTGCGCGGCGCCCACCGCATCGCCGTCATGGACCGTGGCCGCATCGTGGCCTGCGGCAGCCACGACGATCTGCTGGATGAGCCCCACTACCGTGCCCTTCTGCGGCAGACCGGTGAGCTCGACGATGTCGAGACCCCGGCCGCCGACAAGACCGCCAGGAGCTCCACGAGCTCGCCGGCTCTCAGTGCCGACTCGACCGGCTCGGCTCGTGCTGAGGACGAGGTGGATGACGTCAATGCGACCCGGGCCGCTGGTACGGGTTCCCCGCTCAGCACGCGCTCGCTGCTGGCCCGCTTCCACCGGCTCATGGTCGAGTCCTCCTGGCGGCAGACACGCAGCTGCCTCATCCTGGCGGCGGCCAACGGGATGACGGTGGGACTGGCGCTTCTGGTACTCCTGCCCGCAACGGTTGCCCTGGGCTCCGGTGCGCCCCGCTGGGGCCTGTCCTTCGGGAGCTGGCTCCTCGTCCTGGTCGTCCTCGGCATCGGGGCGGCCGCGCTGGAGTTCCAAGGACAGCGCAAGGGCATGTCCGGGGCACTCGGCTTCATGCACGACGTCCACCACGCGGTCGGCGACCAGATCGCTCGCCTCCCGCTGCGCTGGTTCACCTCCGACTCCGCCGGAACCCTGTCCCGGGCCGTCAGTCAGGAGATGGTGTCGCTGGGGGAGTCCGCCGCCCACTTCATGTACCGGCTCACCTCCACGACCGCGGCCTGCGCCGTCGTCTGGGTAGGCTCGTGGGCGTGGGACTGGCGACTGGGCCTCCTGCTGACGGTCGCCGCGCCGCTGCTCGCCGGCTTCGTCCGCACCGCGCGCCGTCTGCTGGACCACGGCAAGTCGATCTCCGAGCCCGCCGAGCGCGAGCTCGCCACCCGGGTGGTCGAGATCGCCCGCTGCCAGGGCGCCCTGCGCTCATGCCGGGCCGCCACCGGCTACAGTCGCCTGACCGCGGCCTTCGACGACGGTGCCCGGGCCTCCGGGCGCGCCCTGTGGTGGGAGACCGCGGGCAATATCGTCAATGGTGTTCTCAGTCAGGTCATCATCGTCGCCTTGATCACCCTGACGGCCTCGCGCGCCGTCGGTGGCACCATGGAACCGTTCGTGGCCGTGGCCATCATCGGTATGTGCCTGCGCTTCACCACCATGATTGATGAGATCGGCTCCAACGTCATGGGTATGGAGGAACGTCGCCAGATGATGAACCATCTCGATGCCGTCATGGATGCCGAGCTCATGGCTGAGCCCGAGAATCGCAGCGACCTGCCCGTCCCCGGCACTGTCGGACTTGACGACGTCGTCTTCGGCTACCGGGCCGACGAGCCTGTGCTGGACGGGGTGTCACTGGACGTCCCGGCGCGCAGCATGTGCGCGATTGTGGGGCCCTCCGGCAGCGGCAAGACGACTATCGCGCGGCTCTTGGCCCGCTTCTGGGACGTCGACTCGGGAACGGTACGGGTGGGCGGCACTGACGTGCGCGACATGCCGACCGCTCAGCTCATGGAGCAGCTCTCCATGGTTTTCCAGGACGTCTACCTCTTCGATGACACCCTGGCCGCCAACATCCGCATCGGCAACCCTGCGGCTGACGACGAGCAGGTTCGCTGGGCCGCGGACTTGGCCGGCGTCACTGAGATCGTCGAGCGGCTGCCACACGGCTGGGACACCCGTGTGGGAGAGGGCGGGCGCGCCCTGTCCGGGGGTGAGCGACAGCGCGTCTCCATCGCACGGGCACTGCTCAAACGCGCGCCGATCGTGCTGCTCGATGAGGCCACCAGCGCCCTGGATGCTGAGAACGAGGCCAACATTGTGGCCGCCATGCAGGAGCTGCGGAGAACCTCGACGCTCATCGTCATCGCCCACAAGCTCGAGACGATCGCTGCCGCCGACCAGGTCGTTGTCCTCGACGACGCCGGACGCGTCGCCCAGCGGGGGCGCCACGATGAACTCGTGTCCGTCGAGGGGTCCTACCGCAGCTTCTGGGAGCAGCGCACCCGGGCGCGCGGTTGGTCCCTCGTCTAG